In the Gymnogyps californianus isolate 813 chromosome 3, ASM1813914v2, whole genome shotgun sequence genome, one interval contains:
- the SLC22A7 gene encoding solute carrier family 22 member 7 produces MKFEDLLLEIGGFGRFQILILFILCLPRINLPMHFLLHNFLAATPSHHCAIPHQEAFVNLTIEEVLLISIPREPDGTFRSCEMFSQPQFHLLLNSSLQPENNSIIQQCQHGWVYDHSQFTSTISTQWDLVCKQRGLNQATATFFFIGVTMGAVVFGYLSDRFGRKAMLLLSLVCSVIFGMLSAASVSYSMLAITRTLTGVALSGVSLIVLPLGMEWVDIQHRTFSGILTSIFWSIGNMLLAMVAYLVREWHWLLVAVTGPCLLSIVCLWWVPESARWLIANGKVKQAHRDLLRCARMNGRKDFAVSPEALRRMATDKKPGESYSYISLFRTPVLRKISLCSGAVWFGVAFSYYGMSMNLTGFGLNMYLSQFVFGIIEIPAKMIMYVLVNRVGRRQSQAWALILTGLCIGANVIIPKSFTSLRSVVAIMGKGFSEAAFTTVFLYTSELYPTVLRQNGMGYTSFVARLGGALAPLVFLLDAVWRSLPEVTYCGVAVCCGLVAFLLPETLNVRLPEGIEDIEKAQVKGPPQISASKGMPLQSLLK; encoded by the exons atgaaatttgAGGATCTCTTGCTGGAAATTGGTGGCTTTGGCAGATTCcagattttgattttgtttatcCTCTGCCTCCCAAGAATCAACCTTCCCATGcatttcctgctgcacaatTTTCTTGCTGCTACCCCCTCTCATCACTGTGCAATTCCACACCAAGAGGCATTTGTGAACCTCACCATAGAGGAAGTTCTGCTCATCAGCATCCCCCGGGAGCCCGATGGCACTTTCAGGTCCTGTGAGATGTTCTCGCAGCCTCAGTTTCACCTGCTGCTCAATTCCTCTCTGCAACCAGAAAACAACTCCATTATCCAGCAATGCCAGCACGGATGGGTCTATGACCACTCGCAGTTCACCTCCACCATCTCCACCCAG TGGGACCTTGTGTGCAAGCAGCGTGGACTGAACCAGGCGACTGCAACCTTCTTCTTCATTGGCGTTACAATGGGGGCCGTGGTATTCGGATACCTTTCAGACAG GTTCGGACGGAAAGCCATGCTCCTGCTGTCACTTGTGTGCTCTGTCATATTTGGGATGCTGAGCGCTGCCTCCGTCTCCTACAGCATGCTGGCCATCACGCGGACCCTCACCGGGGTGGCTCTGAGCGGTGTCTCCCTTATTGTATTGCCTTTGG GGATGGAGTGGGTGGACATACAGCACCGCACCTTCTCCGGGATCCTGACTAGCATCTTCTGGAGCATTGGGAACATGCTGCTGGCCATGGTAGCGTACTTGGTGCGGGAATGGCACTGGCTATTAGTAGCCGTAACAGGACCTTGTCTTCTGAGCATTGTCTGCCTGTG GTGGGTCCCAGAGTCTGCCCGGTGGCTCATAGCCAATGGCAAAGTGAAACAAGCTCACAGGGATCTGCTTAGATGTGCAAGAATGAACGGAAGGAAAGACTTCGCTGTCTCACCAGAG GCCCTCAGAAGGATGGCAACAGACAAAAAGCCAGGAGAGAGTTACTCCTACATCAGCTTGTTCAGGACACCAGTCCTGCGGAAGATCTCTCTGTGTTCTGGGGCTGTGTG GTTTGGTGTTGCCTTCTCTTATTACGGCATGAGCATGAACCTAACTGGCTTTGGGCTCAACATGTATCTCTCCCAGTTTGTCTTTGGCATCATTGAGATTCCAGCCAAGATGATCATGTACGTGCTGGTGAATCGAGTTGGACGACGACAGAGTCAGGCGTGGGCACTCATCCTGACCGGACTATGCATAGGAGCCAATGTCATCATTCCCAAGT CCTTCACCTCCTTGCGCTCTGTAGTAGCCATTATGGGCAAAGGTTTCTCAGAAGCTGCATTCACTACCGTCTTCTTGTACACCTCTGAGCTCTACCCCACCGTACTGAG GCAGAATGGGATGGGGTACACCTCCTTCGTGGCACGCCTCGGCGGGGCTTTGGCCCCACTTGTGTTTCTGCTGGATGCGGTATGGAGGTCTCTGCCTGAGGTGACATACTGTGGTGTAGCAGTGTGCTGTGGCTTGGTGGCCTTCCTGCTCCCAGAGACGCTCAACGTGCGCCTGCCTGAGGGCATCGAGGACATCGAGAAGGCACA agtGAAAGGGCCGCCACAAATCAGTGCTTCCAAGGGCATGCCGCTACAGTCTCTGCTGAAGTGA